The DNA segment TGACTGGATTCTCGCCCATTCCTGAAGAGGACTGCCTCATGGCCGCCGAGCCGAATGCCCGTGGCGACTGCCCGCGAGTGGCCTCTTCCGCCTGTATTCATCCCACGGCGACCGTCATCGGCAACGTCGTCATCGGCGAGAGAGTGCTCATCGCCCCGGGTGCCGTGCTCCGCGCCGACGAGCCCGGCCCCGACGGCGCCGTGAGCCCGCTCATCATCGGCGACGAGGCGAATATCCAGGATGGCGTCGTGATTCACGCCCTCGGGGGCACAACGGTCACCGTTGAGGCCGGCAGTTCGATCTCGCACAGGGCCATCATCCACGGCCCCTGCCGCATCGGCCCGCGGTGCTTCGTGGGCTTCAACAGCGTCGTCTTCAATGCCACCCTGGGCGAGGGGGTCGTTGTGCTACACCTCGCCCTCGTCGAGGGCGTGAGCGTGCCCGACGGCCTGTGCGTGCCAGCGGGAGGCATTGTCCGCGCCGCAGCCGACGTCGCCCGCCTCTCCCCCGCCCCGCCCGATCTCATCGCGTTCGCCGAGCGCGTGCGCCGGATGAACCTGCGCCTCGTGGCGGC comes from the Planctomycetota bacterium genome and includes:
- a CDS encoding carbonate dehydratase, with translation MAAEPNARGDCPRVASSACIHPTATVIGNVVIGERVLIAPGAVLRADEPGPDGAVSPLIIGDEANIQDGVVIHALGGTTVTVEAGSSISHRAIIHGPCRIGPRCFVGFNSVVFNATLGEGVVVLHLALVEGVSVPDGLCVPAGGIVRAAADVARLSPAPPDLIAFAERVRRMNLRLVAAATPRPTQ